In the Deltaproteobacteria bacterium genome, one interval contains:
- the xerD gene encoding site-specific tyrosine recombinase XerD, which yields MYDLLDQYLNFLTVEKGAAANTLDAYSRDLHSYAAFMEQNGIKTVGDITPEQVIAYLTARRRGGLTANSLNRALAAIRGFHKFILAEKMTDHNPLANIELAKVGLRLPDAVSREEMNAILSQPGGATKPARRDQAMLELLYATGLRVSELISLTMGSINWQVGYLLTMGKGNKERIVPIGKVAYDCLHGYVQEVRPLYLKGRPSETLFLNKSGNKFSRQGFWKLVKKYAAQAGLQNKVHPHTFRHSFASHLLAGGADLRSVQMMLGHADISTTQIYTHITREGLKEIHRRYHPRG from the coding sequence ATGTACGACTTGCTCGATCAATATCTTAATTTTCTGACGGTGGAGAAGGGCGCTGCTGCTAACACGCTGGACGCCTACAGTCGGGATCTGCATAGTTATGCCGCCTTCATGGAACAAAACGGAATAAAGACTGTCGGCGACATTACCCCTGAGCAGGTGATAGCCTACCTGACGGCTCGGAGACGAGGGGGTCTGACTGCTAATTCCCTGAACAGGGCGCTTGCCGCCATCCGGGGGTTTCATAAATTTATTCTGGCAGAAAAGATGACCGATCATAACCCGCTGGCGAATATTGAATTGGCTAAGGTCGGCCTGCGTCTGCCCGATGCTGTCAGCCGGGAGGAAATGAATGCGATCTTAAGCCAGCCCGGCGGAGCAACGAAACCAGCCCGGCGCGACCAGGCGATGCTGGAGCTGCTCTATGCCACTGGGCTACGGGTTTCCGAGTTGATTTCCCTGACGATGGGCAGCATCAACTGGCAGGTAGGTTACCTGTTGACGATGGGCAAGGGGAACAAGGAGCGGATTGTGCCCATCGGCAAAGTGGCTTACGACTGTCTGCACGGTTATGTTCAAGAGGTCAGGCCGTTATATTTGAAAGGACGTCCCAGCGAGACGCTTTTTTTGAATAAATCGGGGAATAAATTTTCGCGGCAGGGCTTCTGGAAGCTTGTGAAGAAGTATGCCGCCCAGGCGGGGCTGCAAAATAAAGTGCATCCGCACACCTTCCGTCATTCTTTTGCCTCCCATCTGCTGGCGGGCGGCGCTGATTTACGTTCCGTGCAGATGATGCTGGGTCATGCCGATATTTCCACCACCCAGATCTACACCCATATTACCCGTGAGGGCTTAAAAGAAATTCACCGCCGCTACCATCCCAGGGGATAA